The Rhopalosiphum maidis isolate BTI-1 chromosome 1, ASM367621v3, whole genome shotgun sequence genome has a segment encoding these proteins:
- the LOC113548754 gene encoding uncharacterized protein LOC113548754 produces the protein MSGQEEDYHYDRAMFFNELSQSIERNKLSTNILFSNYLNDFKDIVQHNGLVHEEMNIVCQLLCTVNLSVQNFKRILLTLVPEEPSIPHDICEELIVWALSVYRQNANDATKAQCLLYWLLYVVEEKLTNMDIVDKYYKVLFHLCNYENVNQPVAGIIYCLTKSDDVQKWMITCLKNNIEGSKSEPHLNKLLTLFESPNSMNNTRPKGLFDCNNTFCKELACGLRSVRKELMNIHPQSTHTQQLIDYERKSSDKLYNKIQFVNVNNKFEFPSTEELAKSFIKEGSSNNSLILLGNVSGWCKLLMNNDKELNLQHRFSNNLYHSLDQIFLSNEVAVKSLKKTKFLQEVLEFQKFAHRGLTAVNMFIFQYIISWDGMENSRIIYELFEYLSFTSEEELKNRFLEKLYAIFITGDELIYRMVINSLTNLLCNLYFNSKQTRTNKNCTLFGEELREETEFEIVKCLTKYISHWCSICIYNYPQEEQLKHTVYTFFEKVSILENLKPSIWPIWTIMPPNVFYNGLMSINIYWLDRLSKLMLRHIKVDTDRIEDIADNPSILRTLQLFDLYMADFYNALQTGELFDKREEGFMFKNLNEEEVEKDFKIVNLNICFQMEKHIALAPYYMNAMHTVEDPLDLLQTEAPNLHKLILTLNENLQNDTGNEFSIS, from the exons atGAGTGGTCAAGAAGAGGATTATCACTATGACCGTGCTATGTTTTTCAATGAATTGTCACAAAGTATTG aaagaaACAAGTTatcaactaatatattatttagtaattatctaAACGATTTTAAAGACATTGTTCAACACAATGGATTAGTTCATGAAGAGATGAATATTGTTTGCCAATTATTGTGTACTGTTAATTTAA gtgtacaaaattttaaacgaataCTTTTAACACTAGTACCAGAAGAACCATCAATACCACATGATATTTGCGAAGAACTTATAGTTTGGGCTTTATCAGTTTATCGCCAAAATGCTAATGATGCAACAAAAGCTCAATGTCTATTATATTGGTTACTTT acgtagttgaagaaaaattaactaatatggacatagttgataaatattataaagtccTATTTCATCTTTGTAACTATGAAAATgta AATCAACCTGTTGctggtattatttattgtttgacaAAATCTGATGATGTTCAAAAGTGGATGATAACATGTTTGAAGAATAATATAGAGGGTTCAAAATCTGAACCACATCTGAACAAATTACTgac tcTCTTTGAAAGCCCTAATTCAATGAACAATACGCGCCCAAAAGGACTTTTTGAttgtaacaatacattttgtaaagaaCTTGCATGCGGTTTGCGTAGTGTTCGAAAAGaattaatgaatatacatCCTCAGTCTACACACACTCAGCAACTCATAGATTAT gaaagAAAGTCCtcagataaattgtataataaaattcagttTGTGaatgttaataacaaatttgaatttccaag TACTGAAGAATTAGCAAAATCATTCATAAAAGAAGGTTCTTCTAATAACAGCTTGATACTTTTGGGTAATGTGAGCGGCTGGTGTAAATTACTTATGAACAATgataaagaattaaatttacaacatagattttcaaataatttatatcatagtcTAGATCAAa tatttttaagtaatgaaGTTGctgttaaatcattaaaaaaaacaaaattcttaCAAGAAGTTTtggaatttcaaaaatttgccCATCGAGGTTTGACAGcagtaaatatgtttatatttcaatacataatttCATGGGATGGAATGGAAAATAGtcgaataatttatgaacttTTTGAATACTTATCATTCACTTCAGAAGAAG aattaaaaaataggtttttagaaaagttatatgctatatttattactggagatgaattaatttatagaatggTAATTAATTCTTTGACGAATCTTCTTTGTAATTTG tattttaattctaaacaaaccagaacaaataaaaactgtacatTATTTGGTGAAGAATTAAGAGAAGAAACAGAATttgaaatagtaaaatgtttgacaaaatatatatcacattGGTGctcaatatgtatttataattatccacAAGAAGaacaattaaaacatacagtttatacattttttgaaaaa GTatctattttagaaaatttgaaaCCATCTATTTGGCCTATTTGGACAATTATGCCACcaaatgttttctataatgGGTTgatgtcaataaatatttattggttaGATAGATTGTCTAAACTTATGTTAAG gcaCATTAAGGTAGATACTGACAGAATTGAGGACATAGCAGATAATCCATCAATTTTAAGAACGTTACAATTGTTTGACTTGTACATGGCAGATTTTTATAATGCGCTTCAAACAGGAGAG ttatttgataAGCGCGAAGAAGGGTTTATGTTTAAGAATTTGAATGAAGAGGAAGttgaaaaagattttaaaatagtgaatttaaatatatgttttcaaaTGGAAAAACATATTGCTCTAGCTCCATATTATATGAACGCTATGCATACAGTGgag GATCCTTTAGATTTGCTACAGACGGAAGCTCCAaatttacacaaattaattCTTACATTAAACGAAAATTTGCAGAATGATACCGGAAATGAATTttcaataagttaa